A window of the Arenibacter algicola genome harbors these coding sequences:
- a CDS encoding ATP-binding protein — MDSKKINPFRHEYFLGYINQVLPQYVKVHFPSSVLLNGFTHYGKEFNGGLVGSFVVIEGSNYGFLGRITELLLPESERLSLSEKAFQTSEFHPSGKIEILLSFDLYDPLTVKKGLTTYPNIGAKVFVSSGDLVQEYMSRFGIKNEENTTAVNLGHLVSSPNIAVKVNLQSIFGRHCAVVGTTGGGKSFTVSKLIEALIKTGNKAILIDATGEYNGKYDGLKNINIGDGESVFHYSQLTIDDLFFMLKPSPRTQTPKLMEAIRSLKIASLCEGENLKFDGKEIPVESGLIKKKGCNKKPYEVFYFRNIGVIENGMADFDFSKLTRQLNEECVWDNGTTWGDISQNDVSYCVSLISRVNNLGNTPELNQVFGFQEEKKENDITDLINNFISVDNKDDKLLRLNLKDVKYDFQVRETLVNAIGKYLLNKARNRDFENSPVVVLVDEAHQFLNKSIKDEYFESKPLDAFDSIAKECRKYGLFLCIATQMPRDIPKGTLSQMGTFIVHRLINFNDKEAISSACSTANKNTLDFLPILGEGEAVVTGVDFPMPIIMKFEKPIEEPNSGTPKLNVLDYYK, encoded by the coding sequence ATGGATAGCAAGAAGATTAATCCATTTAGACATGAGTATTTTCTTGGTTACATTAATCAAGTCCTTCCTCAATATGTAAAAGTGCATTTTCCGTCATCTGTTTTACTAAATGGGTTTACTCATTATGGTAAAGAATTTAATGGTGGTCTGGTTGGAAGCTTTGTCGTAATTGAAGGTAGTAATTATGGGTTTTTAGGAAGAATAACTGAATTACTACTTCCTGAATCAGAGAGACTATCTTTAAGTGAAAAAGCATTTCAAACTAGTGAATTTCATCCTTCAGGTAAAATAGAAATACTTTTATCCTTTGACTTATATGACCCATTGACAGTAAAAAAAGGTTTAACTACGTATCCAAATATTGGAGCTAAAGTTTTTGTGAGTTCAGGAGATTTAGTTCAAGAATATATGTCAAGATTCGGTATTAAGAATGAAGAGAATACTACAGCAGTTAATTTAGGCCATTTAGTTTCAAGTCCAAATATCGCTGTCAAAGTTAATTTACAATCCATTTTTGGTAGACATTGTGCAGTTGTAGGAACAACTGGAGGAGGAAAAAGCTTTACTGTAAGTAAACTAATCGAAGCTTTAATAAAAACTGGCAATAAAGCTATATTAATAGATGCAACTGGTGAATACAATGGAAAATATGACGGTTTAAAAAACATCAATATTGGAGATGGAGAAAGTGTTTTTCATTATTCTCAGTTAACAATTGACGATTTATTCTTTATGCTAAAACCTTCACCGCGAACTCAAACCCCTAAATTAATGGAAGCTATAAGGTCATTGAAAATTGCGAGTTTGTGTGAAGGTGAAAACTTAAAGTTTGATGGCAAAGAAATACCTGTAGAATCAGGACTTATAAAGAAAAAAGGATGTAATAAAAAACCTTATGAAGTTTTCTACTTTAGAAACATAGGAGTTATCGAAAACGGAATGGCAGATTTTGATTTCTCAAAACTGACTAGACAATTAAACGAAGAATGTGTTTGGGACAATGGTACAACGTGGGGCGATATTTCTCAGAACGATGTATCATATTGTGTGAGTTTAATTTCAAGAGTAAATAATTTAGGTAATACACCAGAATTAAATCAAGTATTCGGGTTTCAAGAAGAAAAGAAAGAAAATGATATAACTGACTTAATTAATAACTTTATATCGGTTGATAATAAAGATGACAAACTTTTAAGACTAAATCTTAAAGATGTTAAATACGATTTTCAAGTAAGAGAAACATTAGTCAACGCAATAGGAAAATACTTATTGAATAAAGCCAGAAATAGAGATTTTGAAAATTCCCCTGTTGTTGTTTTAGTAGATGAAGCACATCAATTTTTGAACAAATCTATAAAGGACGAATACTTTGAATCTAAACCTTTAGACGCATTTGATTCAATAGCAAAAGAGTGTAGAAAATATGGCTTGTTTTTATGTATCGCTACACAAATGCCAAGAGATATTCCTAAAGGCACTTTAAGTCAAATGGGAACTTTTATAGTTCATAGACTAATAAATTTTAATGATAAAGAAGCGATAAGTAGTGCTTGTAGTACCGCTAATAAAAACACATTGGACTTCTTACCTATTCTTGGAGAAGGAGAAGCTGTTGTAACTGGTGTAGATTTCCCAATGCCAATTATTATGAAATTCGAAAAACCAATTGAGGAACCAAATTCAGGAACACCAAAATTGAATGTACTTGATTATTACAAATGA
- a CDS encoding twin-arginine translocation signal domain-containing protein, protein MKKSKNTDAEIQGSRRDFLSKTALASVALPLLPGTISGAFNNTSNSKPLPMNAESPKVL, encoded by the coding sequence ATGAAAAAATCCAAAAATACCGATGCCGAAATCCAAGGTTCCAGAAGGGACTTTTTATCCAAGACGGCGCTGGCCAGTGTGGCCTTGCCACTCTTGCCCGGCACTATAAGCGGGGCTTTCAATAATACATCAAACTCAAAACCACTCCCTATGAATGCAGAATCTCCAAAAGTCTTATAG
- a CDS encoding purine-cytosine permease family protein, with protein sequence MNTTNDFKQFESLNEEQLPVAKHKLHDWTHFAGLYAAEHVAATEFVIGATFVALGAKTMDILLGLLIGNILAVLSWTFITSPIAVDTRLSLYTYLNKIAGDSMTKLYNWANVIIFSVISAAMVTVSATAVRFAFDIPAQLNWYPTNMWFILIVLSVGIVVVSIALYGFNAVSEFSGLCAPWLFVMFTSGAMVLLPALSLDVLDKTLPNGWNDFISLGDQSIWTGTDSNGEPGIGLIEVIGFAWAANTITHFGLIDMALLRFAKKKSYGLATSTGMMFGHYVAWIAAGIMGAGTAVILGKAIVELDPGDVAYYALGWSGFVIVIVAGWTTAITNLYRAGLAAQAIFFNHSRKKTTIVVGLVTIAVACFPFVFSQILPLLTYAGLLVVPVGAIVFAEHQIFPRIGFTRYWSSYRQLTFSTPAVASWGLGLVFGFGLNTLNVMSFFYLFIPTWIFTILVYTLLAARYGAKEKYPEAEQKEIARNQEIAKFHEHQAKTEAKPLVVVSIFSKVLKTIAIIALIITLILASVVLFGSDDENMYLENREIFYRYAFICTIIYFVTAYWALLRIKSKKAKL encoded by the coding sequence ATGAATACTACCAACGATTTTAAACAGTTCGAAAGCTTAAACGAGGAACAACTACCCGTTGCCAAACATAAATTACATGATTGGACCCATTTTGCCGGACTATATGCCGCAGAACATGTAGCGGCAACCGAGTTCGTTATAGGAGCTACCTTTGTAGCCCTGGGTGCAAAAACAATGGACATTTTATTGGGTCTATTGATCGGGAATATATTGGCCGTTCTCAGTTGGACATTCATCACTTCCCCAATTGCTGTGGATACCCGTTTAAGTCTATATACCTATCTCAATAAGATTGCCGGAGATTCCATGACAAAACTCTATAATTGGGCCAATGTCATCATCTTTTCGGTCATATCCGCAGCTATGGTAACTGTTTCCGCTACTGCTGTTAGATTTGCTTTTGATATCCCTGCCCAACTCAATTGGTATCCAACCAATATGTGGTTCATTTTAATTGTCTTGTCCGTAGGTATCGTAGTGGTATCCATTGCGCTCTATGGCTTTAATGCTGTTTCCGAATTTTCGGGCCTATGTGCCCCATGGTTGTTCGTAATGTTTACTAGCGGGGCTATGGTGCTTTTACCTGCATTGTCACTTGACGTTTTGGATAAAACCTTACCCAATGGTTGGAACGATTTTATAAGTTTGGGTGATCAGTCAATATGGACAGGAACCGATAGCAATGGGGAACCGGGCATTGGATTAATAGAAGTCATCGGCTTTGCCTGGGCAGCCAATACCATTACCCATTTTGGACTTATTGATATGGCCCTCTTACGTTTCGCCAAAAAGAAATCCTATGGTCTGGCTACCAGTACAGGTATGATGTTCGGGCATTATGTGGCCTGGATTGCTGCCGGTATAATGGGTGCCGGAACCGCAGTAATTCTGGGGAAGGCAATTGTAGAATTGGATCCAGGTGATGTTGCCTATTATGCCCTTGGTTGGTCCGGATTTGTGATTGTAATTGTTGCAGGTTGGACTACCGCCATTACAAATCTTTACCGAGCAGGTTTGGCCGCACAGGCTATTTTCTTTAACCATTCCCGAAAGAAAACTACCATAGTTGTTGGATTGGTAACCATTGCTGTAGCCTGTTTTCCTTTTGTATTTTCACAGATCCTTCCGCTACTTACCTATGCTGGTCTTTTGGTGGTTCCAGTGGGGGCCATCGTATTTGCTGAACATCAAATTTTTCCTAGAATTGGGTTTACCCGTTATTGGTCGTCCTATCGTCAGTTAACCTTTAGTACTCCCGCGGTAGCTTCATGGGGCTTGGGATTGGTATTTGGTTTTGGATTGAATACACTTAATGTAATGTCCTTCTTCTATCTATTTATTCCCACTTGGATTTTTACTATCTTGGTTTATACCTTATTGGCGGCCCGCTATGGTGCCAAGGAGAAATATCCGGAAGCTGAACAAAAAGAAATTGCACGCAACCAAGAGATTGCAAAGTTTCATGAGCACCAGGCCAAAACAGAGGCCAAGCCCCTTGTAGTTGTATCCATATTTTCCAAGGTTCTTAAAACCATAGCGATCATAGCCCTGATCATTACCTTAATTCTGGCCTCAGTAGTATTATTTGGCAGTGATGATGAAAATATGTACCTGGAAAATCGGGAAATATTTTATAGATATGCATTTATTTGCACCATCATTTATTTCGTAACGGCCTATTGGGCTTTGCTACGCATAAAATCAAAAAAAGCAAAACTTTAA
- a CDS encoding mannitol dehydrogenase family protein yields the protein MKQTILLKQENLTQLGKLIPVPTYNRKAQKVGMVHIGVGGFHRAHQAYYTHKLMEGFGDNEWSICGIGLREGDRKIHDVLKKQDGLYTLIVKHPDGTIEPQVIGSIIDFKLGLDETDAVLDIMAHPDTKIVSLTITEGGYNFNPTTGEFDFANPDIQHELKHPESPKTVYGYLTAALKRRRDAGLAAFTIMSCDNIEHNGDVARRMLLAFARKQNMALAEWIEKEVCFPNSMVDRITPVTSQTDIEYLENTQGIKDEWPVTCEPFIQWVVEDKFSNGRPEFEKVGVQFVPDVKPYEKMKLRLLNAGHSVLGILGAIYGHKTINACMEDETFVTYLRAYMDEEASPVLDEVKGIDLNKYKDSLQERFANPNIKDSVSRICSESSAKLPKFLIPTLLENLAGKGSIKFATLVLAAWCYYSDKGLDKNGQPLEIIDAMSGELQRAAQQAKTDPLAFIRQESLFGDLVQNKHFTELYLDLVQKIYEKGDIKKQMLSML from the coding sequence ATGAAACAAACTATACTTCTTAAGCAAGAAAATTTGACTCAGTTGGGCAAGTTAATTCCTGTCCCTACTTATAATCGCAAGGCACAAAAAGTGGGAATGGTACATATTGGAGTAGGTGGTTTTCATAGGGCCCACCAAGCCTATTATACACACAAGCTTATGGAAGGGTTTGGTGACAATGAGTGGAGTATATGTGGAATTGGCTTGAGGGAAGGGGATAGAAAAATACATGATGTGCTTAAAAAACAAGACGGACTTTACACTTTAATCGTAAAGCATCCGGATGGCACGATAGAGCCACAGGTTATAGGTTCCATAATCGATTTTAAACTGGGTCTGGATGAGACCGATGCCGTTCTGGATATCATGGCACATCCGGACACAAAAATTGTTTCCCTTACCATTACGGAAGGCGGTTACAATTTTAACCCGACCACTGGAGAATTTGATTTTGCCAATCCAGATATCCAACATGAATTGAAACATCCCGAAAGTCCTAAAACCGTATATGGGTATTTAACAGCTGCTTTAAAAAGGCGTCGTGATGCGGGACTTGCGGCATTCACCATCATGTCTTGCGATAATATTGAACACAATGGGGATGTTGCACGCAGGATGTTGCTGGCGTTTGCTCGGAAACAAAATATGGCCCTGGCCGAATGGATAGAAAAGGAGGTGTGTTTTCCTAATAGTATGGTAGACCGGATAACCCCAGTTACAAGTCAAACGGATATAGAATATTTGGAAAATACCCAAGGTATAAAAGATGAGTGGCCGGTTACCTGTGAGCCTTTTATACAATGGGTGGTTGAGGATAAATTTTCGAATGGGCGACCAGAGTTCGAAAAGGTGGGGGTACAATTTGTACCCGATGTAAAACCCTATGAGAAAATGAAACTCCGTCTACTTAATGCGGGCCATTCCGTACTGGGTATTCTGGGCGCTATTTACGGCCATAAAACCATTAATGCCTGTATGGAAGACGAGACTTTCGTTACCTATTTAAGGGCATATATGGATGAAGAGGCAAGTCCGGTACTTGATGAAGTAAAAGGGATAGATCTCAATAAATACAAGGACAGTTTGCAGGAACGCTTTGCCAACCCCAATATTAAGGATAGTGTTAGCCGTATTTGCTCGGAAAGTTCTGCCAAATTGCCAAAATTTCTAATCCCGACCCTTCTGGAAAATTTGGCCGGAAAAGGAAGCATTAAATTTGCAACCTTGGTACTGGCTGCCTGGTGCTACTATAGTGATAAGGGGCTTGATAAGAATGGGCAACCCCTTGAAATTATAGATGCCATGAGCGGCGAATTGCAACGGGCAGCACAACAAGCAAAAACGGACCCGCTTGCATTTATAAGACAAGAATCCCTGTTTGGTGATCTTGTTCAAAATAAACACTTCACTGAGCTCTATTTGGATTTGGTACAGAAAATTTATGAAAAAGGAGATATCAAAAAGCAAATGCTAAGTATGCTCTAG
- a CDS encoding sensor histidine kinase — protein sequence MTLDYPSILFFLAVNNLFIIALFIYQYFYQHKQWYLLLVALGITFQTLAILMYANRDLFPALLSLRINNFLMISCFAFTSFGLVSFDGKVRKKLLWIYAVFVCLFYSVILLAEENYTMLSITRIVSCSLFYGIGAYYLFFNKNKYKFSILLSGVLLLYSIFQLIRAIHVYQLGDSYVFLQNSTFNNWFLIISVLVISAISIGFIMLLKEVDQKTILRKNKIIEKDKLELEALNQTQNKLFSIIAHDLRSPFNNILCLSELLSEKVAATENSESEEFVDLINITAKNTLSLLDNLLNWAKSQTGELGFNPEKINLSKVISHIIELKTSQAKAKNISLYFSATDEIELSTDENILGTVLRNLISNAIKFTNPGGQIEVAAITNQGYVEISISDNGVGMDENTVQKIFDLTTNVTLPGTANEKGSGLGLVLCREFVKKLDGQLWVESEKGKGSTFKFTLPYNIAAPKLAKIA from the coding sequence ATGACCTTAGACTACCCCTCGATATTGTTTTTTTTAGCGGTGAATAATTTATTTATCATTGCTTTGTTTATCTATCAATATTTTTATCAGCACAAACAATGGTATTTGTTGCTGGTTGCATTGGGTATTACGTTTCAAACCCTTGCCATTCTCATGTATGCCAATAGGGACTTATTTCCTGCTTTGCTCAGTTTGCGCATAAATAATTTCCTTATGATTTCTTGTTTTGCATTTACCTCGTTTGGACTTGTTTCGTTTGATGGTAAAGTGCGAAAAAAACTTTTATGGATTTACGCTGTTTTTGTTTGCCTGTTTTATTCCGTGATTTTGTTAGCTGAAGAAAACTACACCATGCTTAGTATTACACGCATAGTTTCCTGTTCACTTTTCTATGGGATAGGTGCTTATTATCTATTTTTCAATAAAAATAAATACAAGTTTTCCATCCTGTTAAGTGGAGTACTTCTCTTGTATTCAATATTCCAACTAATTCGTGCTATTCACGTATACCAATTGGGCGACTCATATGTTTTCCTCCAGAACTCTACCTTCAATAATTGGTTTCTAATAATTTCTGTCCTTGTAATCAGTGCTATTAGTATAGGTTTTATAATGCTTTTAAAAGAAGTAGACCAAAAAACAATACTTCGAAAAAATAAGATCATTGAAAAGGATAAACTAGAGCTGGAAGCTTTGAACCAGACCCAAAATAAATTATTTTCAATTATAGCCCACGATTTAAGAAGTCCGTTCAACAACATTTTATGCCTTTCCGAGCTCCTCTCGGAAAAGGTAGCGGCCACCGAAAATTCCGAATCTGAAGAGTTTGTAGATCTAATAAATATCACTGCCAAGAATACACTCAGTTTGCTGGATAACTTATTAAATTGGGCAAAATCACAAACTGGAGAACTTGGTTTCAACCCAGAAAAAATTAACTTATCTAAAGTTATATCGCACATCATTGAACTTAAAACATCCCAGGCAAAAGCCAAGAACATTTCCTTGTATTTTTCCGCCACTGATGAAATTGAACTAAGTACTGATGAAAATATTTTAGGAACCGTTTTACGCAATTTAATTTCGAACGCCATAAAGTTCACAAATCCAGGCGGACAAATAGAGGTTGCAGCCATTACAAATCAGGGTTATGTGGAAATTTCTATATCCGACAATGGAGTGGGTATGGACGAAAATACAGTTCAAAAAATATTCGATTTAACCACTAATGTAACCTTGCCTGGCACGGCGAACGAAAAAGGTTCCGGTTTAGGTCTGGTCCTTTGCAGGGAATTTGTAAAAAAATTGGATGGACAACTTTGGGTGGAAAGTGAAAAAGGAAAAGGCAGTACTTTCAAATTTACGCTGCCCTATAATATTGCAGCACCAAAATTGGCGAAAATTGCTTGA
- a CDS encoding cupin domain-containing protein, translating to MKNGYAKWVVGHKITTHDTTGNYDLAVIETPAKVKGPPPHTHQSYNESFMVVDGEVQFFIGGAIKTLKAGEVIDIPPHTLHTFENVSDKPCKLINIHSPKGFRGFFEEMGISEEETDAQMKSVAPEMVQKVIQSAASFDMHIKM from the coding sequence ATGAAAAATGGTTATGCAAAATGGGTAGTAGGACATAAGATAACTACCCATGATACTACTGGAAATTACGATTTAGCAGTTATAGAAACCCCTGCAAAGGTAAAAGGGCCGCCACCACATACCCACCAATCCTACAATGAGTCATTTATGGTCGTTGATGGTGAAGTCCAATTTTTTATTGGCGGGGCAATAAAGACTTTAAAGGCAGGGGAAGTTATAGATATTCCACCCCACACATTACATACCTTTGAAAATGTGAGTGACAAACCTTGTAAGCTCATCAATATTCACAGTCCCAAGGGATTTAGAGGATTCTTTGAAGAAATGGGAATATCGGAAGAAGAAACGGATGCCCAAATGAAATCAGTTGCCCCGGAAATGGTGCAAAAGGTAATCCAATCTGCAGCTAGTTTTGACATGCATATTAAAATGTAA
- a CDS encoding dienelactone hydrolase family protein, with product MASQMQDPPKLSFRNDIWSNIEDWKPSAHAKAQEQIGEPLIKEAITVTVKRKFNYDGLHIEELTWQLPYGRPVEAIFMKPENSTGRLPAILGLHDHAGKKYFGKRKITKTSDNQHPLIVEHQKSDYEGRAWANEMAKRGYAVLVHDAFSFASRRVFYEDMAGIEWGPLKAEGRTDENPEDVRNIEAYNEWAGHHEHVMAKSLFSAGTSYTGMVLAEDRIALDILSARKDVDPDRIGCGGLSGGGLRTVFLGGMDARIKCAVCVGFMSTWKDFLLNRSYTHTWMTYAPGLANYLDFPEIFGLRVPLPTMVQSNNQDGLYTLPEMKKADDILAEVFAKAGHPEKYSGKFYDGGHKFDVQMQNDAFDWFDIWLGK from the coding sequence TTGGCCTCACAAATGCAGGATCCGCCCAAGTTGTCGTTCCGAAACGACATATGGTCCAATATCGAGGATTGGAAGCCCAGTGCCCATGCCAAGGCCCAGGAACAGATAGGTGAGCCTTTGATTAAAGAAGCTATTACAGTTACCGTTAAAAGGAAATTCAATTACGACGGACTCCATATAGAGGAACTTACTTGGCAATTGCCCTACGGAAGACCGGTGGAGGCTATTTTTATGAAACCTGAAAACAGCACAGGGAGGCTGCCCGCTATTTTGGGCCTGCACGACCATGCCGGGAAAAAATATTTTGGCAAAAGAAAGATTACCAAAACTTCAGATAACCAGCATCCGCTTATCGTGGAGCACCAGAAAAGCGATTATGAGGGTAGGGCATGGGCAAATGAGATGGCCAAAAGGGGTTATGCCGTTTTGGTACATGATGCTTTTTCCTTTGCCAGCCGGCGGGTGTTCTATGAAGATATGGCAGGTATTGAATGGGGCCCGTTAAAAGCGGAGGGACGCACCGATGAAAACCCTGAAGATGTCAGGAACATAGAAGCCTATAACGAATGGGCAGGCCACCATGAACATGTTATGGCCAAATCCCTTTTTTCTGCCGGTACATCCTACACCGGTATGGTACTGGCCGAAGACCGTATTGCTCTGGATATCCTGAGCGCTAGAAAAGACGTGGATCCCGATCGGATAGGTTGCGGTGGACTCTCGGGTGGGGGACTACGTACTGTTTTTTTGGGGGGAATGGATGCACGCATAAAATGTGCCGTATGCGTAGGTTTTATGTCTACCTGGAAAGATTTTTTACTGAACAGATCCTACACCCATACCTGGATGACCTATGCGCCGGGCCTGGCGAACTATCTGGACTTCCCTGAAATTTTTGGACTGCGGGTACCCCTTCCTACCATGGTGCAGAGCAATAATCAAGACGGACTATACACCTTGCCCGAAATGAAAAAAGCAGATGACATTCTAGCCGAAGTCTTTGCCAAAGCGGGACATCCCGAAAAGTATAGCGGAAAATTCTATGATGGCGGACATAAGTTTGATGTCCAGATGCAGAATGATGCTTTTGATTGGTTTGATATCTGGTTGGGGAAATAA
- a CDS encoding heme-binding domain-containing protein has protein sequence MNPSLKIVLVLLVVFLLLQMPILNPEKNYVDADTEVDITDKYEVPMNIQMDLYVACYDCHSNYTEDYPWYYNIQPVSWWMNSHINQAKQALNFSEFATYPSDTAVKKFESLHLVMKEKTMPLKSYLWLHEEAKLTDKQYQQLADWAKEMQQKVEQEIDSTQN, from the coding sequence ATGAATCCTAGCTTAAAGATCGTCCTTGTATTACTTGTGGTATTCCTACTGCTCCAAATGCCTATATTGAATCCTGAAAAAAATTATGTGGACGCCGATACCGAGGTGGACATTACGGATAAATATGAGGTGCCAATGAATATCCAAATGGATCTGTATGTGGCCTGCTATGATTGCCATTCCAATTATACCGAAGACTATCCCTGGTATTATAACATACAACCTGTAAGTTGGTGGATGAACAGCCATATTAACCAGGCCAAACAGGCTTTGAATTTCTCCGAATTCGCCACCTATCCCTCGGATACTGCGGTCAAGAAATTCGAATCCCTACACTTGGTCATGAAAGAAAAGACCATGCCACTTAAATCTTACCTATGGCTGCATGAGGAAGCCAAACTAACGGACAAACAATACCAACAACTTGCCGACTGGGCAAAAGAAATGCAGCAAAAAGTGGAGCAAGAAATTGATTCCACCCAGAATTAA
- a CDS encoding SIR2 family protein, with product MEKEIWKYILLSGKTNQLKVKNPVYDKGELKSIDDLKPFSKKDDEGNSIKPTLADANSEKRKIYTDFFKKPFKNLLVLSGAGSSMDVGGLSMWQLWKETEEKYRIDKTEETPEIDGFKIIREAVKFESEEKNLEALLSHIEGYSKFVEDVEIEIGGVKTKLTVIKDEIFKLIKDKCTIPAPSENFPHKTFLEKLLQRKQTNPRIKIFTLNYDLLFEYAATEVNAIVVDGFSFTFPRTFSGRYFDYDIVQREGSKLKEEDNFIQRVFHLHKLHGSLNWERDNSDQKVKINNRPDKPLMVYPRDAKYEDSYGQPFFEMMARFQRNLRKNNDTLLICIGYSFNDKHINAAIEEALNQNPGFRLASIDPGFESDNISPSLNEIKKVAQESERILLTAESFTEFAKHYPEIKTYENFNHQSINLNNG from the coding sequence ATGGAAAAAGAAATATGGAAATACATTCTTTTGAGTGGAAAAACAAATCAACTTAAAGTAAAAAATCCTGTTTACGATAAAGGAGAGTTGAAATCCATTGATGACTTAAAACCTTTTAGCAAAAAAGATGATGAAGGTAATTCAATTAAGCCAACACTAGCAGATGCCAACAGCGAGAAAAGAAAAATTTATACAGACTTTTTCAAAAAACCATTTAAAAATCTACTTGTTTTATCAGGAGCTGGTTCTTCAATGGATGTAGGTGGACTTTCAATGTGGCAACTTTGGAAAGAAACAGAAGAAAAGTATAGAATTGATAAAACTGAGGAAACACCAGAAATTGATGGTTTTAAAATTATACGAGAAGCGGTAAAATTTGAGTCAGAAGAAAAAAACCTGGAAGCATTGCTTTCTCATATTGAAGGTTATAGTAAATTCGTTGAAGATGTTGAAATAGAAATTGGAGGTGTTAAGACAAAACTAACTGTTATAAAAGATGAAATTTTCAAGTTAATAAAAGATAAATGCACTATTCCTGCGCCTTCGGAGAATTTTCCTCATAAAACGTTTTTAGAAAAATTATTACAACGCAAACAAACTAATCCAAGAATTAAAATTTTCACACTCAACTATGACTTATTATTTGAATATGCTGCTACAGAAGTAAATGCGATAGTTGTCGATGGGTTCTCTTTTACATTCCCTAGAACATTTAGTGGTAGGTATTTCGATTATGATATTGTTCAACGAGAAGGAAGTAAATTAAAGGAAGAAGACAACTTCATTCAACGGGTTTTTCATCTTCATAAACTACACGGTTCGTTAAACTGGGAACGAGATAATTCTGACCAAAAGGTAAAAATTAATAATAGGCCAGACAAACCATTAATGGTTTATCCGAGAGATGCGAAATATGAGGATTCTTATGGTCAACCATTTTTTGAAATGATGGCAAGGTTCCAGAGAAATCTAAGAAAAAATAATGACACTTTATTGATCTGTATAGGTTATAGTTTCAATGATAAACATATAAATGCAGCTATTGAAGAAGCGTTAAATCAAAACCCAGGATTTAGACTCGCTTCGATTGACCCTGGTTTTGAATCTGATAATATTTCACCATCCTTGAATGAAATTAAAAAAGTAGCTCAAGAATCTGAAAGGATTCTATTAACCGCAGAATCTTTTACGGAATTTGCGAAGCACTACCCAGAAATAAAAACCTATGAGAACTTCAATCACCAATCCATAAATTTAAATAATGGATAG
- a CDS encoding TetR/AcrR family transcriptional regulator — translation MKREYIQTGRINQKLETRSKILESAKQLVRQGIDFNLEDVANNAEISRATIYRYYPNLEILSYEVGIDIGTKTPEDIIEDLKDYSLNDTILGIQNYYNDHAVNNENAFRKYLSAVLTSASEKKRGARRNKTLQLALMKSGLRPKEKKDLVHFLTILMGIEPLIVAKDVSGLDNKEFKELMSWGMKLVLKGFFEGKVSNSDL, via the coding sequence ATGAAAAGGGAATACATCCAAACCGGAAGAATTAATCAAAAGTTGGAAACAAGGAGCAAAATCCTTGAAAGTGCCAAACAATTGGTCCGCCAGGGGATAGATTTTAATCTTGAAGATGTTGCAAATAACGCCGAAATATCCAGGGCCACCATTTACAGATACTATCCCAATCTAGAAATACTCTCCTATGAGGTAGGAATAGACATTGGAACTAAAACTCCAGAAGACATAATTGAAGATCTTAAGGACTACTCGCTTAATGATACAATATTGGGTATCCAAAATTATTACAATGACCATGCTGTAAACAATGAAAATGCTTTTAGAAAATATTTGAGCGCCGTTCTCACATCTGCTTCTGAAAAGAAACGTGGTGCAAGACGGAACAAGACGCTACAGCTTGCTTTAATGAAAAGCGGTCTAAGACCTAAAGAAAAAAAAGATTTGGTGCACTTTCTGACCATCTTAATGGGAATAGAACCTCTTATTGTTGCCAAGGATGTCTCTGGATTGGACAACAAAGAATTCAAAGAACTGATGAGTTGGGGAATGAAGTTAGTTTTAAAAGGATTCTTTGAAGGTAAAGTAAGTAACTCTGACCTGTAA